One window from the genome of Malus domestica chromosome 01, GDT2T_hap1 encodes:
- the LOC103419174 gene encoding probable xyloglucan galactosyltransferase GT17, whose amino-acid sequence MFSQYQRPPSLIKSGGFLFLFLFLFLFFFLSAVWLIFCYPFSHTENLIPQLQHELPQQHQHEHPLPNKTHHRHDGDIRTSNSQLTTAATCDKNISVYVYNLPAEFNFGLLDHCHNLNVHTDMCPHVANSGLGQPLFNNSGGWFATNQFTAEMIFHARVENHPCRTWDPARATLFYVPYYGGLHVSNKFRERNLTARDELDVSLVDFIQSQPWWQKHNGKDHFMALGRIVRDFTRNSGDRDYGAGRLLNFPAVKTMSFLIIERHPSNGTNQYGIPYPSYFHPSTWREMIRWQNKVRRFKRPYLFSFIGAPRRKAAIRNQFIRQCGESARCNLLNCGTPDGRSKCRQPSEVLRVMTESRFCLQAPGDSFTRRSTFDSVLAGCIPVFFSPHSAYTQYAWFLPEDRSSYSVYIDEKSKAARRIEKELMKVSSKKVMMMREKLIDLIPSLTYAHPNGTNFGFGDAVDVALVSLAKHVNIIII is encoded by the coding sequence ATGTTTTCTCAATATCAAAGACCTCCCTCTCTAATCAAGAGCGGTGGtttcctctttctctttctctttctctttctctttttctttctatcaGCTGTTTGGCTCATCTTTTGTTATCCATTCTCTCACACTGAAAATCTTATCCCACAACTACAACATGAATTACCACAACAACATCAGCACGAGCACCCTCTTCCTAACAAAACCCACCACCGCCACGACGGCGACATTAGAACAAGCAATTCACAATTGACTACAGCTGCCACTTGCGACAAAAACATTTCAGTGTACGTATACAATTTGCCGGCAGAGTTCAACTTCGGCCTCCTTGATCACTGCCACAACCTAAACGTGCACACGGACATGTGTCCCCATGTGGCAAACTCCGGACTCGGCCAGCCACTTTTCAACAACAGCGGCGGCTGGTTCGCCACCAACCAGTTCACAGCTGAGATGATTTTCCACGCACGCGTCGAAAACCATCCCTGTCGCACGTGGGATCCCGCACGTGCTACCCTCTTCTACGTACCTTACTACGGCGGCCTTCACGTTTCGAACAAGTTCCGCGAACGGAACCTGACGGCTCGAGATGAGCTGGACGTCAGTCTCGTTGACTTTATTCAATCCCAGCCTTGGTGGCAAAAGCATAATGGTAAGGACCATTTTATGGCCCTAGGGAGGATCGTACGGGATTTTACCCGGAACAGCGGCGACCGCGACTATGGAGCCGGCCGTCTTCTAAATTTTCCGGCTGTAAAAACCATGTCGTTCTTGATCATAGAAAGACATCCGAGCAATGGGACAAACCAGTACGGTATACCCTACCCTTCTTATTTTCACCCGTCCACGTGGCGGGAAATGATAAGGTGGCAGAACAAGGTGAGGAGATTCAAGCGACCCTACTTGTTTTCCTTCATTGGCGCGCCCCGAAGGAAGGCGGCAATTAGGAACCAATTTATAAGGCAATGCGGTGAGTCGGCTCGCTGCAATCTCTTGAACTGCGGGACGCCGGACGGGCGTAGCAAGTGCAGGCAGCCAAGTGAGGTGCTGAGGGTGATGACGGAGTCCAGGTTCTGCTTGCAAGCACCGGGTGACTCGTTCACACGGCGGTCGACGTTTGACTCGGTGCTTGCGGGTTGCATACCTGTTTTCTTCTCGCCCCACTCGGCGTACACGCAGTATGCGTGGTTTTTACCGGAGGATAGAAGCTCCTACTCGGTTTACATAGATGAGAAGAGCAAAGCAGCTAGAAGAATAGAGAAGGAGCTCATGAAAGTTTCGAGCAAGAAGGTGATGATGATGCGTGAAAAGCTTATAGATTTAATCCCAAGTCTCACGTATGCTCACCCCAATGGGACTAATTTTGGGTTTGGGGATGCAGTTGATGTTGCACTTGTATCATTGGCCAAGCATGTCAATATAATCATTATCTGA
- the LOC103432651 gene encoding uncharacterized protein, giving the protein MTPSNFSSLSCELKVMQAKNIEFKTTGNLFVRYSLSAGNNRRIMLNTREISAKSNHVWNESVSLECSGTEMRSMDNTLQQESVVFELRWRSTVPVFGRIGGSQLLGRAEVPWKDILESPSMELDQWVTVLPTTAHALEGVKPPKLQVGIKIQVQADHVEMEKKRQRNRRLKRWDECGCESGHGHGCICSDYEIFALAAALEGF; this is encoded by the coding sequence ATGACTCCTTCAAACTTTTCTTCCCTTAGCTGTGAACTGAAGGTTATGCAAGCAAAAAACATCGAATTCAAGACCACAGGAAACCTCTTTGTTCGATACTCTCTTTCAGCAGGAAACAACAGAAGAATTATGCTCAACACTAGAGAAATCTCCGCCAAGTCCAACCACGTTTGGAATGAGTCTGTCTCTTTGGAGTGCTCTGGAACCGAGATGCGCTCCATGGACAACACCCTACAGCAAGAAAGTGTGGTTTTCGAGCTCCGCTGGAGGAGCACTGTGCCGGTTTTTGGCAGGATTGGAGGGTCACAACTCTTGGGCAGGGCAGAGGTTCCGTGGAAGGACATCCTTGAATCACCAAGCATGGAGTTGGACCAGTGGGTCACGGTGCTTCCAACAACTGCGCATGCTCTAGAAGGTGTCAAACCGCCTAAACTGCAAGTAGGAATCAAGATTCAAGTTCAAGCAGATCATGTGGAAATGGAGAAAAAGAGGCAAAGAAACAGGAGGTTGAAAAGATGGGATGAGTGTGGTTGTGAAAGTGGTCATGGTCACGGTTGCATTTGTTCGGATTATGAAATTTTTGCACTAGCAGCTGCGCTAGAGGGTTTTTAG